Proteins encoded in a region of the Streptomyces sp. NBC_01471 genome:
- a CDS encoding amidohydrolase produces MTTHADLVFTGGPAFTTDPALGGANTVAVRGDRIVAVGGSEVRELIGPGTEVVDLAGRLLVPGFTDAHVHAVFAGVELGECDLTGTTDIKEYRSRIAAYAAAHPEREWITGGGWSMESFAGGVPTRQLIDAVVADRPVLLFNRDHHGAWANTRALELAGLTAESSDPADGRIEREPGGAPGGMLQEGATGLVARLVPRTTIADRVAGLLRAQAVLHSLGITGWQDAILGVFNGTPDVSDAYLTAARDGSLTARVNGALWWDRSRGAEQIPELVERRAKLRAGRFRADSVKIMQDGITENFTAAMTAPYLDSCGCVTANSGLSFVDPAALRDHVTALDALDFQVHFHALGDRAVREALDAVEAALTANGRRGNRHHLAHLQVVHPDDVERFARLDAIANLQPLWATHEPQMDELTIPFLGGELASRQYPFADLLRAGATLAAGSDWPVSSPDPLQGIHVAVNRTAHGEDRPPFLPGQRLGLGTALAAYTAGSAHVNGLDDGGTIRAGAVADLVVLDRDPFAGPPEEIGGTGVALTYVGGERVHAS; encoded by the coding sequence CGATCCCGCCCTTGGCGGTGCGAACACGGTGGCTGTCCGGGGCGACCGGATCGTCGCCGTCGGAGGGAGCGAGGTGCGCGAGCTGATCGGTCCCGGCACCGAGGTGGTCGACCTGGCCGGGCGGCTGCTGGTCCCCGGTTTCACCGACGCCCATGTCCATGCCGTCTTCGCGGGTGTCGAGCTGGGGGAGTGCGACCTCACCGGCACCACCGACATCAAGGAGTACCGGAGCCGGATCGCCGCCTATGCCGCCGCCCACCCCGAGCGGGAGTGGATCACGGGCGGCGGCTGGTCGATGGAGTCCTTCGCCGGCGGTGTGCCCACCCGGCAGCTCATCGACGCAGTCGTCGCGGACCGCCCGGTACTGCTGTTCAACCGCGACCACCACGGCGCCTGGGCCAACACCCGGGCCCTGGAACTCGCCGGACTCACCGCGGAGTCCAGCGACCCCGCCGACGGCCGGATCGAGCGTGAGCCCGGCGGGGCCCCCGGCGGCATGCTGCAGGAGGGGGCCACCGGCCTGGTGGCGCGCCTCGTCCCGCGAACGACCATCGCCGACCGCGTCGCCGGGCTGCTGCGCGCCCAGGCCGTACTGCACTCGCTGGGGATCACCGGCTGGCAGGACGCCATCCTCGGCGTCTTCAACGGCACCCCCGACGTCTCCGACGCCTACCTCACCGCCGCCCGCGACGGAAGCCTCACGGCCCGCGTCAACGGGGCACTGTGGTGGGACCGTTCACGGGGCGCCGAGCAGATCCCCGAACTGGTGGAACGCCGTGCGAAACTGCGCGCCGGGCGCTTCCGGGCCGACTCCGTCAAGATCATGCAGGACGGCATCACGGAGAACTTCACCGCCGCGATGACCGCTCCCTACCTGGACTCCTGCGGCTGCGTCACCGCCAACAGCGGGCTCAGCTTCGTCGACCCGGCCGCACTGCGGGACCATGTCACCGCGCTGGACGCACTGGACTTCCAGGTCCACTTCCACGCGCTCGGCGACCGGGCGGTCCGCGAGGCGCTGGACGCCGTCGAGGCCGCTCTGACCGCCAACGGCCGCCGCGGCAACCGGCACCACCTGGCCCACCTCCAGGTCGTCCACCCGGACGACGTGGAGCGCTTCGCCCGGCTGGACGCGATCGCCAACCTGCAGCCGCTGTGGGCCACCCACGAGCCGCAGATGGACGAACTCACCATCCCCTTCCTCGGCGGCGAACTCGCCTCCCGGCAGTACCCGTTCGCCGATCTGCTACGCGCCGGGGCCACCTTGGCGGCGGGCAGCGACTGGCCGGTGAGCAGCCCCGACCCGCTCCAGGGCATCCACGTCGCCGTCAACCGGACCGCCCACGGCGAGGACCGGCCGCCCTTCCTGCCCGGGCAGCGCCTCGGCCTCGGCACCGCGCTGGCCGCCTACACGGCCGGCTCGGCCCATGTGAACGGCCTGGACGACGGGGGCACGATCAGGGCCGGAGCCGTCGCCGATCTGGTGGTGCTCGACCGCGACCCGTTCGCCGGACCGCCGGAGGAGATCGGCGGCACGGGCGTGGCGCTGACGTACGTGGGCGGCGAGCGCGTCCACGCGAGCTGA
- a CDS encoding DeoR/GlpR family DNA-binding transcription regulator produces the protein MSDNQNLLAEQRRALILDEVRRRGGVRVNELTRKLNVSDMTVRRDLDALARQGVIEKVHGGAVPVVEASTHEPGFEAKSGLELSAKEDIARAAAAMAAPGSAIALSGGTTTYALAQQLLDVPDLTVVTNSVRVADVFHAAQRVVAGGGQRPGAATVVLTGGVRTPSDSLVGPVADQAIRSLHFDVLFLGVHGISAEAGLSTPNLAEAETNRRFVRSARRVVVVADHTKWGTVGLSSFATLEDVDAFVTDSGLSDGAREEITECLPGLVVAGGREDTG, from the coding sequence GTGAGCGACAATCAGAATCTGCTCGCGGAGCAGCGTCGCGCCCTGATCCTCGACGAGGTACGGCGGCGGGGCGGCGTCCGCGTCAACGAGCTCACCCGCAAACTCAACGTCTCGGACATGACGGTCCGCCGGGACCTGGACGCGCTGGCGCGCCAGGGTGTCATCGAGAAGGTGCACGGCGGCGCGGTGCCGGTGGTCGAGGCGTCCACGCACGAGCCGGGTTTCGAGGCCAAGTCCGGTCTGGAACTCAGCGCCAAGGAGGACATCGCGCGGGCGGCGGCGGCGATGGCCGCCCCGGGCAGTGCCATCGCACTGTCCGGCGGGACCACGACCTACGCCCTCGCCCAGCAGCTGCTGGACGTGCCCGATCTGACCGTGGTGACGAACTCGGTGCGCGTCGCCGATGTCTTCCACGCCGCCCAGCGGGTCGTGGCCGGGGGCGGGCAGCGGCCGGGCGCCGCGACGGTGGTGCTGACCGGCGGAGTGCGTACGCCGTCGGACTCGCTGGTGGGCCCGGTGGCGGACCAGGCGATCCGGTCACTCCACTTCGATGTGCTGTTCCTCGGCGTGCACGGCATATCCGCCGAGGCGGGGCTCTCCACGCCCAATCTCGCGGAGGCCGAGACGAACCGCAGGTTCGTGCGGTCCGCGCGGCGGGTGGTGGTGGTCGCCGACCACACCAAGTGGGGCACCGTCGGGCTGAGTTCGTTCGCGACGCTGGAGGACGTGGACGCGTTCGTCACCGACTCCGGGCTGTCCGACGGAGCTCGCGAGGAGATCACCGAGTGTCTGCCGGGGCTCGTCGTGGCGGGTGGCCGCGAGGACACCGGCTGA
- a CDS encoding SHOCT domain-containing protein: protein MNTLAFAGPGPWILLFPFLWAAVVFTVVTVLRRTVWRRGRGPWQGPGQVRSAQGEHAPIAILGRRFASGEIDEEEYWRRLSVLDEQFGPTSRSGPV, encoded by the coding sequence ATGAACACGCTGGCCTTCGCGGGACCCGGACCGTGGATCCTGCTCTTCCCGTTCCTCTGGGCGGCGGTCGTCTTCACGGTCGTCACCGTTCTGCGCCGTACCGTGTGGCGCCGCGGGCGAGGCCCGTGGCAGGGCCCCGGCCAGGTGCGCTCCGCCCAGGGCGAGCACGCGCCGATCGCGATTCTCGGCCGCAGGTTCGCCTCCGGCGAGATCGACGAGGAGGAGTACTGGCGCCGGCTGTCCGTCCTGGACGAGCAGTTCGGTCCCACCTCCAGGAGCGGGCCCGTCTGA
- a CDS encoding ATP-binding protein, with protein MITQPTRHCAVELQALPSRIGQVRRIVSAQLRYWHLDPLIDQAALGVTELLTNVHRHAQPDKLCTVEMDLLLDRLTVSVHDHDPRMPKVCDAEQFATCGRGLSMIAAVSECWGVRPQGATGKIVWFTLPAAPPATPLAHRAPVYGATTSGPFADDRPAAQTALVG; from the coding sequence GTGATCACCCAGCCGACCAGGCATTGCGCAGTAGAACTCCAAGCCCTGCCGTCCCGCATCGGGCAGGTCCGCAGAATCGTATCGGCGCAACTGCGCTACTGGCATCTCGATCCTCTGATCGACCAAGCAGCGCTGGGCGTCACCGAGTTACTCACCAATGTCCACCGCCACGCCCAGCCGGACAAGCTGTGCACAGTCGAGATGGATCTGCTCCTCGACCGGCTCACGGTCTCCGTCCACGACCACGACCCCCGGATGCCCAAGGTGTGCGACGCCGAGCAGTTCGCCACCTGCGGGCGCGGACTGTCGATGATCGCCGCCGTCAGCGAGTGCTGGGGTGTACGGCCGCAGGGGGCGACGGGGAAGATCGTCTGGTTCACACTGCCGGCCGCGCCGCCCGCCACACCACTCGCCCACCGTGCTCCGGTGTACGGCGCGACGACGTCCGGGCCGTTCGCCGACGACCGCCCGGCGGCCCAGACCGCGCTGGTGGGCTGA
- a CDS encoding alpha/beta hydrolase, producing MSEPRNDGVQQPALIVTRPCAVPRAAVLLLHGGRADGLRPPPPWNLPEARMRPIGSRVAEVTAGHSVLMGRVRYRYRGWNGTRADAAYDARRALDELAATAGAVPVVLVGHSMGGRAALSAASHPLVRAVVGLAPWCPPDEAAGHLGGRTVVLLHGDRDRTTDPGGSADFVRRAREAGARACALTVTGGDHAMLRRPGIWHALTAGTVAGLLELGPLPRAVGKALDSGAAQTV from the coding sequence GTGTCCGAACCGCGTAATGACGGCGTGCAGCAGCCCGCCCTGATAGTCACCAGGCCCTGCGCGGTCCCCCGGGCCGCGGTGCTGCTGCTGCACGGCGGCCGGGCCGACGGCCTGCGTCCGCCGCCGCCGTGGAACCTGCCGGAGGCCCGGATGCGGCCCATCGGCTCGCGGGTCGCCGAGGTCACCGCGGGGCACTCCGTGCTGATGGGGCGGGTCCGCTACCGGTACCGCGGCTGGAACGGCACCCGTGCGGACGCCGCGTACGACGCGCGGCGCGCCCTCGATGAACTCGCCGCCACCGCGGGCGCGGTCCCGGTGGTGCTCGTCGGGCACTCGATGGGCGGCCGTGCGGCGCTGAGCGCGGCATCGCACCCGCTGGTACGGGCGGTGGTCGGGCTGGCTCCCTGGTGCCCGCCGGACGAGGCGGCCGGTCATCTGGGCGGCCGCACGGTCGTGCTGCTGCACGGGGACCGGGACCGTACGACCGACCCCGGAGGGAGCGCCGATTTCGTGCGCCGGGCCCGGGAGGCCGGCGCCCGGGCGTGCGCTCTGACGGTCACGGGCGGGGATCACGCGATGCTCCGCAGGCCGGGCATCTGGCACGCGCTCACGGCCGGCACGGTCGCCGGCCTGCTGGAGCTGGGCCCGCTGCCGAGGGCGGTGGGCAAGGCCCTGGACTCCGGGGCCGCGCAGACGGTGTGA
- a CDS encoding PLP-dependent cysteine synthase family protein, which translates to MSTSAQGPEGGAAATTDVDRSDPEYRAWLKEAVRKVQADANRSADTHLLRFPLPEEWGIDLYLKDESTHPTGSLKHRLARSLFLYGLCNGWIRPGKPVIEASSGSTAVSEAYFAGLIGVPFIAVMPRTTSPEKCRLIEFHRGQCHFVDDSRKMYEEAAALAASTGGHYIDQFTYAERATDWRGNNNIAESIYQQLRLERYPEPAWIVATAGTGGTSATIARYVHYMQYDTRICVPDPENSCFFDGWTRNDPTATSDCGSRIEGIGRPRMEPSFVPGAIDRMMKVPDAASVAAVRALDRVMGRKAGGSTGTGLWSALKIVAEMVAEGRSGSVVTLLCDPGDRYLDKYYSDSWLEEQGLDITPYAAAVERLLATGVWTG; encoded by the coding sequence GTGAGCACGAGCGCACAGGGACCTGAGGGCGGAGCCGCGGCGACCACCGATGTGGACCGGAGCGACCCGGAGTACCGGGCCTGGCTCAAAGAGGCCGTCCGCAAGGTCCAGGCCGACGCCAACCGGTCCGCCGACACCCATCTGCTGCGCTTCCCGCTCCCCGAGGAGTGGGGCATCGACCTGTATCTCAAGGACGAGTCCACCCACCCCACGGGCAGCCTGAAGCACCGGCTCGCCCGCTCCCTCTTCCTCTACGGGCTCTGCAACGGGTGGATCCGGCCCGGGAAGCCGGTCATCGAGGCGTCCAGCGGTTCGACAGCGGTCTCCGAGGCGTACTTCGCCGGACTCATCGGAGTCCCCTTCATCGCCGTCATGCCGCGCACGACCAGCCCGGAGAAGTGCCGGCTGATCGAATTCCACCGCGGGCAGTGCCACTTCGTGGACGACTCCCGGAAGATGTACGAGGAAGCGGCCGCTCTCGCCGCGTCGACCGGCGGCCACTACATCGACCAGTTCACGTACGCGGAGCGGGCCACGGACTGGCGCGGCAACAACAACATCGCCGAGTCCATCTACCAGCAGCTGAGGCTGGAGCGGTACCCCGAGCCCGCCTGGATCGTCGCGACGGCGGGGACGGGCGGCACATCCGCGACCATCGCCCGCTATGTGCACTACATGCAGTACGACACCCGGATCTGCGTCCCCGACCCGGAGAACTCCTGTTTCTTCGACGGCTGGACCCGGAACGACCCGACCGCGACCAGCGACTGCGGCTCCCGCATCGAGGGCATCGGCAGGCCCCGGATGGAGCCGAGCTTCGTGCCCGGTGCCATCGACCGGATGATGAAGGTGCCGGACGCGGCCAGCGTCGCCGCGGTCCGCGCACTCGACCGGGTCATGGGGCGCAAAGCGGGCGGATCGACCGGTACGGGGCTGTGGAGCGCGCTGAAAATCGTCGCCGAGATGGTGGCCGAGGGGCGGTCGGGCAGTGTGGTCACGCTGCTCTGCGACCCGGGCGACCGCTACCTGGACAAGTACTACTCCGACAGCTGGCTGGAGGAGCAGGGCCTCGACATCACGCCGTACGCCGCGGCCGTCGAACGGCTGCTGGCCACCGGCGTCTGGACCGGGTGA
- a CDS encoding SRPBCC family protein gives MARRLRSVGLDFVETAPLRLVFAAGVSADADAVYRALAEDVEDWPAWFTAVTMARATESGREVRLKGGTRFRESVLAADPGARYAYRVDETNAPGLRALLEEWRLTATDSGTRVQWTFAADGPAPLLSGIRFGRSGLGRAFRDAARRLDGRIAAAAA, from the coding sequence ATGGCTCGCCGACTCCGCTCCGTCGGCCTCGACTTCGTCGAGACCGCACCGCTGCGCCTGGTGTTCGCCGCAGGGGTGTCCGCCGACGCCGATGCCGTCTACCGGGCTCTGGCCGAGGACGTCGAGGACTGGCCGGCCTGGTTCACCGCGGTCACCATGGCCCGCGCCACCGAGAGCGGCCGCGAGGTGCGGCTCAAGGGCGGCACCCGTTTCCGGGAATCGGTGCTCGCGGCCGACCCCGGCGCCCGGTACGCCTACCGGGTGGACGAGACCAACGCACCGGGCCTGCGGGCCCTGCTCGAGGAGTGGCGGCTCACCGCCACGGACTCCGGGACCCGCGTCCAGTGGACGTTCGCGGCGGACGGACCCGCTCCGCTGCTCTCCGGGATCCGGTTCGGACGGTCCGGTCTGGGGCGCGCCTTCCGCGACGCCGCGCGCAGGCTGGACGGCCGGATCGCCGCGGCCGCCGCGTAG